In Fusobacterium hwasookii, a single window of DNA contains:
- a CDS encoding nucleotidyltransferase codes for MFKNVIGLIVEYNPFHNGHLHHIKEIDRLFEDNIKIAVMSGDFVQRGEPSLINKFEKTKIALSQGIDIVIELPAFYSTQSAEIFAKGSVNILNQLSCSHIVFGSESNDLDKLKRIATISLTKEFELSLKEFLAEGFSYPTAFSKALFDEKLGSNDILALEYLKAIKTLNSKIDAYCIKREKTGYYDDEKDNFSSATYIRKILLDTNEKKETKLNKIKNLVPEFSYKILEENFGVFSCLSNFYDLIKYNIIKNYSELKNIQDLEVGLENRLYKYSLENLSFEDFFNEILTKRITISRLQRILLHSLFGLTKTITEKIKNKVPFVKILGFSERGQEYLNYLKKLENYNERKILTSNRNLKEILNEEEIELFNFNELCSQIYRIKSSYINIGYPIIKK; via the coding sequence ATGTTTAAAAATGTAATTGGTTTAATAGTTGAATATAATCCTTTTCATAATGGACATCTGCATCATATTAAAGAGATTGATAGACTTTTTGAAGATAATATAAAGATTGCTGTAATGAGTGGTGATTTTGTTCAAAGGGGAGAGCCATCTCTTATAAATAAGTTCGAAAAAACAAAGATAGCTCTATCACAAGGAATTGACATTGTGATAGAGTTACCTGCTTTTTATTCTACTCAAAGTGCAGAAATATTTGCAAAAGGCTCAGTAAATATTTTAAATCAACTTTCTTGTAGCCATATAGTTTTTGGCTCTGAAAGTAATGATTTAGATAAATTAAAAAGAATAGCAACTATCTCTCTAACAAAGGAATTTGAACTCTCTTTAAAAGAATTTTTAGCAGAAGGATTTTCTTATCCGACTGCATTTTCAAAAGCTTTATTTGACGAAAAATTAGGCTCTAATGATATATTGGCTTTAGAATATCTAAAGGCAATAAAGACTCTAAATTCTAAGATTGATGCATATTGTATAAAAAGAGAGAAAACAGGCTATTATGATGATGAAAAAGATAATTTTTCAAGTGCAACTTATATTAGAAAAATTTTGTTAGATACTAATGAGAAAAAAGAAACTAAATTAAATAAAATTAAAAATCTAGTTCCAGAGTTTTCATATAAGATTTTAGAAGAAAATTTTGGAGTTTTTTCATGTCTAAGTAATTTTTATGATTTAATAAAATATAATATAATAAAAAATTATTCAGAATTAAAAAATATTCAAGATTTAGAAGTTGGTTTAGAAAATAGATTATATAAATATTCTTTAGAAAATTTAAGTTTTGAAGATTTCTTTAATGAAATTTTAACAAAAAGAATAACTATATCAAGATTACAAAGAATATTATTACATTCTTTGTTTGGTTTAACTAAAACTATAACAGAAAAAATAAAAAATAAAGTTCCTTTTGTTAAAATTTTAGGCTTTTCAGAAAGAGGTCAAGAATATTTAAATTATTTAAAAAAATTAGAAAATTATAATGAAAGAAAAATTTTAACTTCTAATAGAAATTTAAAAGAAATTTTAAATGAAGAAGAAATTGAATTATTTAATTTTAATGAGCTATGTTCACAGATTTATCGTATAAAATCAAGTTATATAAATATTGGATATCCAATAATAAAGAAATAG
- a CDS encoding prohibitin family protein, whose protein sequence is MEFKKFFKMGGFVGITIFLLILALTNCYTVDTGEVAIISTFGKITKVENEGLHVKIPFVQGKTFMETREKTYIFGRTDEMDTTMEVSTKDMQSIKLEFTVQASITDPEKLYRAFNNKHEQRFIRPRVKEIIQATIAKYTIEEFVSKRAEISRLIFEDLKDDFSQYGLSVSNVSIVNHDFSDEYERAIESKKVAEQEVEKAKAEQEKLKVEAENKVKLAEYALQEKELQAKANAVESNSLTPQLLRKMAIEKWDGKLPQVQGNNASTLINLE, encoded by the coding sequence ATGGAGTTTAAAAAATTTTTTAAAATGGGAGGATTTGTAGGTATAACTATTTTTTTGCTTATCTTAGCACTTACTAATTGCTATACAGTAGACACAGGTGAAGTTGCAATAATCTCAACTTTTGGAAAAATAACAAAAGTTGAAAATGAAGGTTTACATGTAAAAATTCCTTTTGTACAAGGAAAAACATTTATGGAAACGAGAGAAAAAACATATATTTTTGGAAGAACAGATGAAATGGATACAACTATGGAAGTTAGTACAAAAGATATGCAAAGTATAAAACTAGAATTTACTGTACAAGCCTCTATTACAGACCCAGAAAAATTATACAGAGCATTTAATAATAAACATGAACAAAGATTTATAAGACCAAGAGTTAAGGAAATTATACAAGCCACTATTGCAAAATATACTATTGAAGAATTTGTAAGTAAAAGAGCAGAAATATCAAGATTAATATTTGAAGATTTAAAAGATGATTTTTCACAATATGGTTTATCAGTAAGTAATGTTTCTATTGTTAATCATGATTTTAGTGATGAGTATGAAAGAGCAATAGAAAGTAAAAAAGTTGCTGAACAAGAAGTAGAAAAAGCAAAAGCTGAACAAGAAAAATTAAAAGTGGAAGCAGAAAATAAAGTAAAATTAGCAGAATATGCTTTACAAGAAAAAGAATTGCAGGCAAAAGCTAATGCTGTTGAAAGTAATTCATTAACACCGCAACTTTTGAGAAAGATGGCTATTGAAAAATGGGATGGAAAACTTCCACAAGTTCAAGGAAATAATGCCAGTACATTGATAAATTTAGAGTAG
- the pepT gene encoding peptidase T has translation MDTKKYVTLKERFLRYVKFNTRSDETSETIPSTPSQMEFAKMLKKELEELGLSNVFINKACFVNATLPSNIDKKVPTVGFIAHMDTADFNAEGINPQIIDNYDGKDIILNKEQNIVLKVDEFPNLKNYVSKTLITTDGTTLLGSDDKSGIVEIIEAVKYLKEHPEIKHGDIKMAFGPDEEIGRGADYFDVKEFAADYAYTMDGGPVGELEYESFNAAQARFKIKGVSVHPGTAKGKMINASLIASEIIEMFPKDEVPEKTEGYEGFYYLVEVKSSCEAGELVYILRDHDKAKFLAKKEFVKELVKKVNERYGKEVVELELKDEYYNMGEIIKDHMYVVDIAKQAMENLGIKPLIKAIRGGTDGSKISFMGLPTPNIFAGGENFHGKYEFVALESMEKATDVIVEIVKLNAER, from the coding sequence ATGGATACAAAAAAATATGTTACATTAAAAGAAAGATTTTTAAGATATGTGAAGTTTAATACTCGTTCAGATGAAACAAGTGAAACAATTCCATCAACACCATCACAAATGGAATTTGCTAAGATGTTAAAGAAGGAATTAGAAGAATTAGGATTAAGTAATGTTTTTATAAATAAGGCTTGTTTTGTAAATGCAACTTTACCAAGTAATATAGATAAAAAAGTTCCAACAGTAGGTTTTATAGCCCACATGGATACAGCAGATTTTAATGCTGAAGGAATTAATCCACAAATTATAGATAACTATGATGGAAAAGATATAATTTTAAATAAAGAACAAAATATAGTTTTAAAAGTAGATGAATTTCCAAATTTAAAAAACTATGTTTCTAAAACATTAATTACAACAGATGGAACAACTTTATTAGGTTCTGATGATAAGTCAGGAATAGTTGAGATTATTGAAGCAGTTAAATATTTAAAAGAACATCCTGAAATTAAACATGGAGATATAAAAATGGCTTTTGGTCCAGATGAAGAAATTGGTAGAGGAGCAGATTATTTTGATGTGAAAGAATTTGCAGCAGACTATGCCTATACTATGGATGGTGGACCTGTTGGAGAATTAGAATATGAAAGTTTTAATGCAGCACAAGCTAGATTTAAAATAAAAGGAGTCAGTGTACACCCAGGAACTGCAAAAGGTAAAATGATAAATGCCAGTTTAATTGCTAGTGAAATTATAGAAATGTTTCCAAAAGATGAAGTACCTGAAAAGACAGAAGGTTATGAAGGTTTTTATTATTTAGTTGAAGTAAAATCTTCTTGTGAAGCAGGGGAACTTGTATATATTTTAAGAGATCATGATAAGGCTAAATTCTTAGCTAAAAAAGAATTTGTTAAAGAACTTGTTAAAAAAGTAAATGAAAGATATGGAAAAGAAGTTGTTGAACTTGAACTAAAAGATGAATACTACAATATGGGAGAAATAATAAAAGACCATATGTATGTTGTGGATATAGCAAAACAAGCTATGGAAAATTTAGGAATAAAACCACTTATAAAAGCTATTCGTGGTGGAACAGATGGTTCTAAGATTTCATTCATGGGATTGCCTACACCAAATATTTTTGCTGGTGGAGAAAATTTTCATGGGAAATATGAATTTGTTGCTCTTGAAAGTATGGAAAAAGCAACAGATGTTATAGTAGAAATTGTAAAGTTAAATGCAGAAAGGTAA
- a CDS encoding YgiQ family radical SAM protein codes for MKFLPTTKEEMKNLGWDSIDVLLISGDTYLDTSYNGSALVGKWLVEHGFKVGIIAQPEVDVPDDITRLGEPNLFFAISGGCVDSMVANYTATKKRRQQDDFTPGGENNKRPDRAVLVYSNMVRRFFKGTTKKIVISGIESSLRRITHYDYWTNKLRKPILFDAKADILSYGMGEMSMLQLATALKNGEDWQNIRGLCYLSKEIKEDYLSLPSHSECLADKDKFIEAFHTFYLNCDPITAKGLCQKCDDRYLIQNPPSESYSEEIMDKIYAMEFARDVHPYYKKMGAVRALDTIKYSVTTHRGCYGECNFCAIAIHQGRTIMSRSQSSIVEEVKNIAETPKFHGNISDVGGPTANMYGLECKKKLKLGACPDRRCLYPKKCPHLQVNHNNQVELLKKLKKLPNIKKIFIASGIRYDMILDDNKCGQMYLKEIIKDHISGQMKIAPEHTEDKILGLMGKDGKSCLNEFKNQFYKINNELGKKQFLTYYLIAAHPGCKDKDMMDLKKYASQELRVNPEQVQIFTPTPSTYSTLMYYTEKDPFTNQKLFVEKDNSKKQKQKDIVTEKRRK; via the coding sequence ATGAAATTTTTACCAACTACAAAAGAAGAAATGAAAAATTTAGGTTGGGATAGTATTGATGTTCTTCTAATTTCAGGAGATACATATTTAGACACTTCATATAATGGAAGTGCTTTAGTAGGAAAATGGCTAGTAGAACATGGCTTCAAGGTTGGGATAATAGCTCAACCTGAAGTTGATGTTCCTGATGATATAACTCGTTTGGGAGAACCTAACTTATTTTTTGCTATATCTGGTGGTTGTGTTGACTCTATGGTTGCAAACTATACTGCAACTAAAAAGAGAAGACAACAGGATGACTTCACACCAGGTGGAGAAAATAATAAAAGACCAGATAGAGCAGTTTTAGTTTATTCAAATATGGTTCGTAGATTTTTTAAAGGAACTACAAAAAAAATTGTAATAAGTGGAATTGAATCAAGTTTAAGAAGAATAACTCACTATGACTATTGGACTAATAAATTAAGAAAACCTATTCTATTTGATGCCAAGGCAGATATTTTATCCTATGGTATGGGAGAAATGTCTATGCTACAACTTGCAACTGCTTTAAAAAATGGGGAAGATTGGCAAAATATTAGAGGACTTTGTTATTTAAGTAAAGAGATTAAAGAAGATTATCTATCTTTACCATCTCATTCTGAATGTCTTGCAGATAAAGATAAATTTATAGAAGCTTTTCACACTTTCTATTTGAATTGTGACCCTATAACTGCAAAAGGACTTTGCCAGAAATGTGATGATAGATATTTAATTCAAAATCCTCCATCAGAAAGTTACTCTGAAGAAATAATGGATAAAATTTATGCTATGGAATTTGCCAGAGATGTACACCCTTATTATAAGAAAATGGGTGCAGTTAGAGCATTAGATACTATAAAATACTCTGTTACAACTCATAGAGGTTGTTATGGAGAATGTAATTTCTGTGCAATAGCAATTCATCAAGGTAGAACTATTATGTCAAGAAGTCAAAGTTCAATAGTAGAAGAAGTTAAAAATATTGCTGAAACACCAAAGTTTCATGGAAATATTTCTGATGTTGGTGGGCCAACAGCAAATATGTATGGGCTTGAATGTAAGAAAAAATTAAAACTTGGAGCTTGTCCTGATAGAAGATGCTTATATCCTAAAAAATGTCCTCATCTTCAAGTAAACCATAATAATCAAGTGGAACTTCTAAAAAAGCTAAAGAAACTTCCAAATATAAAAAAGATTTTTATAGCTTCAGGAATTAGATATGATATGATTTTGGATGATAATAAATGTGGGCAAATGTATTTGAAAGAAATTATAAAAGACCATATTTCAGGACAGATGAAAATTGCACCTGAACATACAGAAGATAAAATATTGGGACTTATGGGAAAAGATGGTAAGTCTTGTTTGAATGAATTTAAAAATCAATTCTATAAAATAAATAATGAATTAGGTAAAAAACAATTTTTAACTTACTATTTAATTGCTGCTCATCCAGGTTGTAAAGATAAAGATATGATGGATTTAAAAAAATATGCTTCACAGGAATTGAGAGTTAATCCTGAACAAGTACAAATTTTTACACCAACTCCATCAACTTATTCAACTTTGATGTATTATACAGAAAAAGATCCTTTTACAAATCAAAAGTTATTTGTTGAAAAAGATAATAGTAAAAAACAAAAACAAAAAGATATAGTTACAGAAAAGAGAAGAAAATAA
- a CDS encoding methyltransferase domain-containing protein has product MENFSNANKKLIENWLEEEKSAHIQGWDFSHIHGRYEEENDLPWDYKNIIKQYLKAEYKLLDIDTGGGEFLLTLEHPFKNTSIAEAYHPNIEFCKKNLVPLGISLYETDGASLLPFKDNEFDIVINKHGSFNISELFRILKTGGIFITQQVGAENDKELIELLLPQTELSFPDSYLKNISKKFKETGFKILQEQEAFRPIKFYDIGALVWYAHIIEWEFPNFSVNNCLENLFKAQKILEKQGVVEGKIHRFLIVAQK; this is encoded by the coding sequence ATGGAGAATTTTTCTAATGCAAATAAAAAATTAATAGAAAATTGGCTTGAAGAAGAAAAAAGTGCCCACATTCAAGGTTGGGATTTTTCTCATATACATGGAAGATATGAAGAAGAAAATGATTTACCTTGGGATTATAAAAATATTATTAAACAATATTTAAAAGCAGAATATAAATTATTAGATATTGATACTGGGGGTGGAGAATTTCTTTTAACACTTGAACATCCTTTTAAAAATACAAGTATAGCTGAAGCTTATCATCCTAATATTGAATTTTGTAAAAAAAATTTAGTACCACTTGGAATAAGTCTTTATGAAACCGATGGAGCTAGCTTACTTCCTTTTAAGGACAATGAATTTGATATAGTCATTAATAAACATGGTAGTTTTAATATAAGTGAATTATTTCGTATTTTAAAAACTGGTGGAATTTTTATAACTCAACAAGTTGGAGCTGAAAATGATAAAGAGCTTATTGAATTACTTTTACCCCAGACTGAACTTTCATTTCCAGACTCATATTTAAAAAATATATCTAAAAAATTTAAAGAAACTGGATTTAAAATTTTACAAGAACAAGAAGCTTTTCGCCCAATAAAATTTTATGATATTGGAGCTCTTGTTTGGTATGCTCATATTATTGAATGGGAATTTCCAAATTTTTCTGTTAATAATTGTTTAGAAAATTTATTTAAAGCACAAAAAATATTAGAAAAACAAGGTGTAGTTGAAGGAAAAATTCATCGTTTTTTGATTGTTGCTCAAAAATAG
- a CDS encoding DUF1904 domain-containing protein — MPHLKIRGIEKNLIVENSKEIIDELTKIIGCDRNWFTIEHQNTEYIFDGKIVDGYTFVELYWFARDEKIKKEVADFLTKFIKKINNNKDCCIIFFTLTGDNYCDNGEFF, encoded by the coding sequence ATGCCACATTTAAAAATCAGAGGAATAGAAAAAAATTTAATAGTTGAAAACAGTAAAGAAATTATTGATGAATTAACAAAAATCATTGGTTGTGATAGAAATTGGTTTACCATAGAACATCAAAACACAGAGTATATTTTTGATGGAAAAATAGTTGATGGCTATACTTTTGTTGAGTTATACTGGTTTGCAAGGGATGAAAAAATAAAAAAAGAAGTCGCTGACTTTCTAACAAAATTTATTAAAAAAATTAATAACAATAAAGATTGTTGCATTATATTTTTTACTTTAACAGGAGATAATTATTGTGATAATGGAGAATTTTTCTAA
- the asd gene encoding aspartate-semialdehyde dehydrogenase produces the protein MKKGMYKMERTKIAVVGATGMVGQRLLVLLENHPYFEVVKLAASKNSAGKKYGDLMENKWKLDIKMPEYTKDFIVEDAMDVKNVANGVKLIFCAVNLDKKELVALEEAYAKEEVVVVSNNSANRMKADVPMIIPEINANHLDIVDVQRKRLGTKKGFIVVKPNCSIQSYVPVFAALKEYGIKEASICTYQAISGSGRTFEEWPEMVENIIPYIGGEEEKSEIEPLKIFGHIENGEIKLNDTMKFSAQCIRVPVLDGHLACVSFNLENNPGKEALIEKIKNFKSDITDLPLAPKEFIHYYEENDRPQPLLDRDNEKGMQITVGRLREDNLFDYKFVGLSHNTLRGAAGGAVLTAELIKKLGYLD, from the coding sequence ATGAAGAAAGGAATGTATAAAATGGAAAGAACTAAAATAGCAGTAGTAGGTGCAACAGGAATGGTGGGACAAAGACTTCTTGTCCTTTTAGAAAATCACCCTTATTTTGAGGTTGTAAAATTAGCAGCTTCTAAAAATTCAGCTGGTAAAAAATATGGGGATTTAATGGAAAATAAATGGAAATTAGATATCAAAATGCCAGAATATACAAAAGACTTTATAGTTGAAGATGCTATGGATGTTAAAAATGTAGCAAATGGTGTTAAACTAATTTTCTGTGCGGTTAATTTAGATAAAAAAGAATTAGTTGCTCTTGAAGAGGCTTATGCAAAAGAAGAAGTTGTAGTAGTATCTAATAACTCAGCTAATCGTATGAAAGCAGATGTTCCTATGATAATTCCAGAAATCAATGCTAATCATTTAGATATAGTTGATGTACAAAGAAAAAGATTAGGAACTAAAAAAGGTTTCATAGTAGTTAAACCTAATTGCTCTATTCAAAGCTATGTACCTGTATTTGCAGCTCTAAAAGAATATGGTATAAAAGAAGCTAGTATCTGTACTTATCAAGCAATCTCAGGAAGTGGAAGAACATTTGAAGAATGGCCTGAAATGGTTGAAAATATTATTCCTTATATAGGTGGAGAAGAAGAAAAAAGTGAAATTGAACCTTTAAAAATATTTGGGCATATTGAAAATGGAGAAATAAAATTAAATGATACTATGAAATTCTCAGCTCAATGTATCAGAGTTCCTGTTTTAGATGGACACTTAGCTTGTGTTTCATTTAATTTAGAGAATAATCCTGGTAAAGAAGCTTTAATTGAAAAAATTAAAAACTTTAAATCAGATATAACTGATTTACCATTAGCTCCTAAAGAATTTATACATTATTATGAAGAAAATGATAGACCTCAACCTTTACTAGATAGAGATAATGAAAAAGGTATGCAAATAACTGTTGGTAGATTGAGAGAAGACAATCTATTTGACTATAAGTTTGTTGGACTTTCTCATAATACTTTAAGAGGAGCAGCTGGTGGTGCTGTTCTAACTGCTGAACTTATTAAAAAACTTGGATATTTAGACTAA
- the thrB gene encoding homoserine kinase: MFEVRVPMTSANVACGFDTLGIAFQEYSIFDFELSNRLEFVNFEEEFCNEDNLVYIAFKKALNFLNKTVKGVKISLKKQAPIARGLGSSSTCVVAGIYGAYLLTGSEINKNDILKIATEIEGHPDNVAPAIFGNLCASCLVDDEAITVQYDVDDKFNFMALIPNFETKTADARKALPKELPLKDAIFSLSRLGIVLRAFENYDIDTLKKVLADKIHEPYRKKLIYEYDEVRNICESIESYGFFISGSGSTLINILTDENNVELIKEKLKNLKYNWKVLFVKADKEGTTYEERNV, from the coding sequence ATGTTTGAAGTAAGAGTACCTATGACATCAGCTAATGTTGCCTGTGGTTTTGATACTTTGGGAATAGCATTTCAAGAATATTCTATATTTGATTTTGAATTAAGTAATAGATTAGAATTTGTTAATTTTGAAGAGGAATTTTGCAATGAAGATAACCTTGTCTATATTGCTTTTAAAAAGGCTTTAAACTTTTTAAATAAGACTGTAAAAGGAGTTAAAATATCTCTAAAAAAACAAGCTCCTATTGCAAGAGGTTTAGGAAGTAGTTCAACCTGTGTTGTGGCAGGAATTTATGGTGCTTATCTATTAACAGGAAGTGAAATAAATAAAAATGATATTTTAAAAATAGCCACTGAAATTGAAGGGCATCCTGATAATGTAGCTCCTGCTATATTTGGTAACCTATGTGCTTCTTGTTTGGTTGATGATGAAGCTATAACTGTTCAATATGATGTAGATGACAAATTTAATTTTATGGCTCTTATTCCTAATTTTGAAACTAAAACAGCAGATGCTAGAAAAGCTTTACCTAAGGAACTTCCTTTAAAGGATGCTATATTTTCTCTTAGCCGTTTAGGAATAGTTTTAAGAGCTTTTGAAAATTATGATATAGATACTTTAAAGAAAGTTTTAGCTGATAAAATTCATGAACCATATCGTAAAAAGTTGATTTATGAATATGATGAAGTAAGAAATATTTGTGAAAGTATTGAAAGCTATGGATTTTTTATTTCTGGTAGTGGTTCAACTTTAATAAATATATTAACTGATGAAAATAATGTGGAATTAATAAAAGAAAAATTAAAAAATTTAAAATATAATTGGAAAGTTCTCTTTGTTAAAGCAGATAAAGAGGGAACAACTTATGAAGAAAGGAATGTATAA
- the thrC gene encoding threonine synthase, whose product MKYRSTRNNNIIKDDKIALLQGLSEDGGLFVLENLSDKKINLENLIDKSYTEIAFEVLKLFFSFDENKLKSVIEKAYSKFSTSKVTPLVELKNAHVLELFHGPTSAFKDVALTLLPYLIQLALEGTEQEILILTATSGDTGKAALEGFKDVKQTEIIVFYPKNGVSKVQELQMRTQEGNNTKVCAIEGNFDDAQTAVKNIFLDEELQKKLGNKKFSSANSINIGRLTPQIVYYIVAYIDLVKNKKINLGDKINFIIPTGNFGDILAGYYAKKLGLPVNKLVCASNENNVLYDFLTTGIYDRNREFLKTISPSMDILISSNLERLLYDLSGSDDKYIKSLMEDLNKNGKYQVNNEILAKLKEQFGSGYASDEETSKIIKKVWEEEKYLLDPHTAVAYKVMLEQNLEETRVVLSTASPYKFCTSVANAVLNITDEDEFKLMEKLHEFTKVAIPENLKNLNTKEIRHNDVVKKEDMAKYILEAEKCLK is encoded by the coding sequence ATGAAATACAGAAGTACAAGAAACAATAATATTATCAAAGATGATAAAATAGCCTTATTACAAGGATTAAGTGAAGATGGAGGACTTTTTGTTTTAGAAAATTTATCTGATAAAAAAATTAATTTAGAAAATTTAATTGATAAATCTTATACTGAAATTGCTTTTGAAGTTTTAAAATTATTTTTTTCATTTGATGAAAATAAATTAAAATCAGTTATTGAAAAAGCATATAGTAAATTTTCAACTTCAAAGGTAACTCCTCTTGTAGAATTAAAAAATGCTCATGTTTTAGAGTTATTTCATGGACCTACAAGTGCTTTTAAAGATGTAGCTTTAACTTTACTACCTTATTTAATTCAATTAGCCTTAGAAGGAACTGAACAAGAAATTTTAATTCTAACTGCTACAAGTGGAGACACAGGAAAAGCAGCCTTAGAAGGATTTAAAGATGTAAAACAAACTGAAATCATCGTTTTCTATCCTAAAAATGGAGTAAGTAAAGTTCAAGAATTACAAATGAGAACTCAAGAAGGTAATAATACAAAAGTTTGTGCAATAGAAGGAAATTTTGATGATGCCCAAACAGCAGTTAAAAATATTTTCTTAGATGAAGAATTACAAAAGAAATTAGGAAATAAGAAATTTTCAAGTGCTAACTCAATAAATATAGGACGTTTAACTCCACAAATAGTTTACTATATTGTAGCCTATATTGATTTAGTAAAAAATAAGAAAATTAATTTAGGAGATAAAATAAACTTTATTATTCCTACTGGAAATTTTGGAGATATTCTAGCTGGATACTATGCTAAAAAATTAGGTTTACCTGTGAATAAATTAGTTTGTGCAAGTAATGAGAATAATGTACTTTATGATTTTCTAACAACAGGTATCTATGATAGAAATCGTGAGTTTTTAAAAACAATCTCTCCTAGTATGGATATCTTAATTTCAAGTAACTTAGAAAGACTACTTTATGATTTAAGTGGCTCTGATGACAAATATATTAAATCTTTAATGGAAGACTTAAATAAAAATGGGAAATATCAAGTAAATAATGAAATTTTAGCAAAATTAAAAGAACAATTTGGAAGTGGCTATGCTAGTGATGAAGAAACTTCTAAAATAATTAAAAAAGTTTGGGAAGAAGAAAAATATTTACTTGATCCACATACAGCAGTAGCATATAAGGTTATGTTAGAACAAAACTTAGAGGAAACAAGAGTTGTTTTATCAACAGCTTCTCCATATAAGTTCTGTACAAGTGTTGCTAATGCAGTTTTAAATATTACAGATGAAGATGAATTTAAGTTAATGGAAAAACTACATGAATTTACAAAAGTAGCTATACCTGAAAATTTAAAAAATCTAAATACTAAAGAAATAAGACATAATGATGTTGTAAAAAAAGAAGATATGGCTAAGTATATTTTGGAGGCAGAAAAATGTTTGAAGTAA
- a CDS encoding homoserine dehydrogenase, translated as MKIAILGFGTDGSGVYEIAKTLKNIEVKKVLEKDLSKIDIATDNYDEIINDKEIELVVECMGGLHPAYEFIMKALQNKKSVVSANKAVIAKYLDEFLKTARENNVEFRFEASVGGGIPCLAGIQKVRRVENIDKFYGIFNGTNFILDNMYRFENEFFTTLKTAQELGYAEADPSADIDGYDVTNKVIISFALAYDGFIKNDFPCFTLRNITKEDTLYFKKQGFIAKYIGEATTKANDYEASVMLNLFPINALEGNVLSNYNIVTVQSHTMGEVKFYGQGAGKLPTANAIIQDILDIQEKISFNPISIEKKYTYSSNLFKHKYIIRSNEELKGDFEKVDKDGNNFYHYTKEITQADLLKLVDGKDYLVTKISEVLA; from the coding sequence ATGAAAATTGCAATTTTAGGGTTTGGAACAGATGGAAGTGGAGTTTATGAGATAGCAAAGACTTTAAAAAATATTGAAGTGAAAAAAGTTCTTGAGAAAGATTTGAGTAAAATAGATATTGCAACAGATAATTATGATGAAATTATTAATGATAAAGAAATTGAATTAGTTGTTGAATGTATGGGAGGTCTACATCCTGCTTATGAATTTATTATGAAAGCCTTACAAAATAAAAAATCTGTTGTAAGTGCAAATAAAGCTGTTATAGCAAAATATTTAGATGAATTTTTAAAAACTGCTAGAGAAAACAATGTTGAATTTCGTTTTGAAGCAAGTGTTGGAGGAGGTATACCTTGTCTTGCAGGTATTCAAAAAGTTCGTCGTGTAGAAAATATAGATAAATTCTATGGAATTTTTAATGGAACTAACTTTATTTTAGATAATATGTATAGATTTGAAAATGAATTTTTTACAACTTTAAAAACTGCACAAGAATTAGGATATGCAGAAGCAGATCCAAGTGCAGATATAGATGGATATGATGTAACTAATAAAGTTATAATAAGTTTTGCTTTGGCTTATGATGGATTTATTAAAAATGATTTTCCTTGTTTTACATTGAGAAATATTACAAAAGAAGATACCTTATACTTTAAGAAACAAGGTTTCATAGCTAAATATATTGGAGAAGCTACAACAAAAGCTAATGATTATGAAGCTTCTGTAATGTTAAATCTATTTCCAATAAATGCTTTAGAAGGTAATGTTTTAAGTAACTATAATATTGTTACAGTACAATCTCACACTATGGGAGAAGTGAAATTCTATGGACAAGGTGCAGGGAAATTACCTACTGCTAATGCAATTATTCAAGATATTTTAGATATACAAGAAAAAATTTCTTTCAATCCTATTTCAATAGAAAAGAAATATACTTATTCTTCAAATTTATTCAAACATAAATATATAATTCGTTCTAATGAGGAATTAAAAGGAGATTTTGAAAAAGTAGATAAGGATGGAAATAACTTCTATCACTATACAAAAGAAATAACACAAGCTGATTTATTAAAATTAGTTGATGGAAAAGATTATCTTGTTACAAAAATAAGTGAGGTGTTAGCATAA